The proteins below are encoded in one region of Solanum stenotomum isolate F172 unplaced genomic scaffold, ASM1918654v1 scaffold19150, whole genome shotgun sequence:
- the LOC125850786 gene encoding protein unc-13 homolog isoform X1, giving the protein MEEENSIELLQRFRRDRRILLNFILSGSLIKKVVMPPGAVSLEDVDLDQVSVDFVLNCARKGGLLELSEAIRDYHDSTLFPHMSNAGSTDEFFLATNPEQSGLPPRRLPPPVPISTPSPILPTLSTSESIDTEPFEELSSLSKSQSLSSTQQQELTVDDIDDFDDDDDLDEVDSRRYSRRVLNDAADLVLGLPSFATAIGDDDLRETAYEILLAAAGASGGLIVPSKDKKKEKKSRLMRKLGRSKSENVMTQSQHLSGLVSLLETMRVQMEISEAMDVRTRLGLLNAMVGKVGKRMDTILIPLELLCCISRTEFSDKKSYFKWQKRQLNMLEEGLINHPAVGFGESGRKANELRVLLAKIEESESFPPPAAEMQRTECLKSLREIALPLAERPARGDLTGEVCHWADGYHLNVKLYEKLLLSVFDVLDEGKLTEEVEEILELLKSTWRILGITETIHYTCYAWVLFRQFVITGEQRILQYVIEQLKKIPLKEQRGPQERMHLKSLHSRVEMEKGFQELTFLQSFLLPISKWADKQLGDYHLNYAEGLVMMENTVAVAMLVRRLLLEEPETAMESATISDKEQIEFYVTSSIKNAFTRIIQDVEAISQATNEHPLALLAEHTKKLLQRDNTIYMPILSQRHQNAAAVSASILHKLYGIKLRPFLDNAEHLTEDTIAVFPAADSLEHDIMQVIVSSCADGTSDAYCRKLNLFKIETVSGTLVLRWVNSQLARILNWVDRAIQQERWVPVSPQQRHGNSIVEVYRIVEETVNQFFALEVPMRPGELGSLFRGIDNAFQVYAKTVLDKIANKEDIVPPVPILTRYSRESGIKAFVKKELKDTRIPDVLKSVEIDVAATSTLCVQLNSLHYAISQLNKLEDSIWARWTRKKHHDKLTKNPAEETAKGFQKKDSFDGSRKDINAAIDRMCEFTGTKIIFCDLREPFIENLYKPSVSQSRLESVMEPLDMVLNQLCDVIMEPLRDRVVTGLLQASLDGLVRVILDGGPSRVFSLGDAKLLEEDLEILKEFFISGGDGLPRGVVENQVARVRQVIKLQGYETREIIEDLRSASELEMQGGRGKLGADTKTLLRILCHRGESEASQFVKKQFKIPKSGA; this is encoded by the exons ATGGAAGA GGAGAACTCTATAGAGCTTCTACAAAGATTTCGGAGAGATAGGCGGATACTATTGAATTTCATACTTTCAGGAAGCTTAATCAAGAAGGTGGTAATGCCCCCCGGAGCTGTTTCCTTGGAGGATGTGGATCTTGATCAAGTTAGCGTTGATTTTGTCCTCAATTGTGCAAGAAAAG gCGGACTTCTTGAACTATCTGAAGCTATTAGAGATTATCACGACAGTACTCTGTTCCCTCATATG AGTAATGCAGGTTCAACTGATGAATTCTTTCTAGCTACAAATCCTGAACAATCGGGTTTGCCTCCAAGAAGATTACCCCCGCCTGTCCCTATTTCCACACCATCACCAATTTTGCCAACACTCTCAACATCAGAATCAATTGATACTGAACCATTTGAAGAGCTGTCCAGTTTATCCAAATCTCAGTCTCTCAGTTCCACACAACAACAAGAGTTAACAGTTGACGACATTGACGATTTTGATGACGATGATGATCTAGATGAAGTTGACAGTCGAAGGTATTCAAGAAGAGTTCTCAATGATGCTGCTGATCTTGTGCTTGGATTGCCGTCATTTGCTACTG CTATTGGCGATGATGATCTCCGGGAAACAGCATATGAGATTCTTCTGGCTGCTGCTGGAGCTTCAGG GGGCCTCATTGTACCATCCAAGGAcaaaaagaaggagaagaaatcTAGATTGATGAGGAAGCTGGGCCGTAGTAAGAGTGAAAATGTAATGACCCAGTCACAACATTTATCTGGACTGGTCAGTTTGTTGGAGACAATGCGTGTCCAGATGGAG ATTTCTGAGGCCatggatgtcaggacaagacttGGTCTCCTTAATGCGATGGTTGGAAAAGTGGGTAAAAGGATGGATACAATCTTGATCCCACTGGAATTGTTATGTTGTATATCACGCACCGAGTTCTCCGACAAAAAGTCGTATTTTAAGTGGCAAAAGAGACAA TTAAACATGTTGGAGGAGGGGCTCATAAATCATCCTGCCGTAGGGTTTGGGGAATCTGGGCGAAAAGCAAATGAGCTAAGGGTTCTTTTAGCTAAGATAGAGGAATCTGAG TCTTTTCCTCCTCCTGCAGCAGAGATGCAAAGGACAGAATGTTTAAAATCTTTGAGAGAGATCGCTCTGCCATTGGCAGAAAGGCCAGCTCGAGGTGACTTAACTGGTGAAGTATGCCACTGGGCTGATGGTTATCACCTGAATGTCAAATTATACGAGAAACTACTTCTCAGtgtttttgatgttttagatGAGGGAAAGCTCACAGAG GAAGTTGAAGAAATTTTGGAGCTTCTTAAGTCCACATGGCGTATTTTGGGAATCACAGAAACCATCCACTACACTTGCTATGCTTGGGTATTATTTCGACAG TTTGTCATCACGGGAGAGCAAAGGATCTTGCAATATGTCATTGAACagttaaaaaaaataccatTAAAGGAACAAAGGGGACCGCAAGAGAGAATGCACTTGAAGAGTTTGCATTCTAGAGTTGAAATGGAGAAGGGATTCCAAGAGTTGACATTCTTGCAGTCTTTCTTGTTGCCAATTTCAAAATGGGCTGATAAGCAGTTGGGAGACTACCATCTCAATTATGCTGAG GGGTTGGTGATGATGGAAAACACTGTGGCAGTTGCTATGCTTGTTCGAAGGCTTCTTCTAGAAGAACCTGAAACG GCAATGGAGTCTGCAACAATATCAGATAAAGAGCAGATAGAGTTCTACGTGACATCTTCAATCAAAAATGCATTTACAAGG ATAATACAAGATGTTGAGGCAATATCTCAAGCAACAAATGAACATCCTTTAGCACTGCTTGCAGAACACACAAAGAAACTATTGCAAAGAGATAATACTATTTACATGCCTATCTTATCTCAACGGCATCAAAATGCTGCTGCTGTTTCTGCATCCATACTTCACAAGCTTTATGGTATCAAATTG AGACCATTCCTTGATAATGCGGAACATCTGACTGAGGATACAATAGCTGTCTTTCCTGCTGCTGATAGTCTTGAGCATGATATAATGCAAGTTATCGTATCTTCTTGTGCTGATGGAACATCAGATGCTTATTGTAGAAAGTTAAATTTGTTCAAG ATTGAGACTGTGTCTGGGACATTGGTACTACGATGGGTGAATTCACAACTTGCAAGGATTTTGAATTGGGTTGACCGGGCTATTCAGCAGGAG CGGTGGGTACCGGTTTCACCTCAACAAAGGCATGGAAATTCAATTGTTGAAGTCTACAGGATTGTGGAAGAG ACGGTCAATCAGTTCTTTGCTCTGGAAGTTCCAATGAGGCCAGGAGAACTGGGTAGCCTCTTTCGTGGCATTGATAATGCATTTCAAGTATATGCAAAGACCGTTTTAGATAAGATTG CTAATAAGGAAGATATTGTTCCACCTGTGCCTATTTTGACGAGATACTCAAGGGAAAGTGGAATTAAGGCATTTGTAAAGAAGGAGTTGAAGGATACAAGGATACCAGATGTCTTGAAGTCTGTTGAAATTGATGTAGCGGCAACATCAACGCTTTGTGTGCAGTTGAATAGCCTTCAT TATGCTATTAGCCAACTGAATAAATTGGAGGACAGCATTTGGGCGCGATGGACGAGGAAAAAGCATCATGATAAATTGACAA AGAACCCTGCAGAGGAAACCGCAAAAGGTTTCCAGAAGAAGGACTCATTTGATGGAAGCAGAAAGGATATCAATGCTGCAATTGACAGAATGTGTGAATTTACTG GAACAAAAATCATTTTCTGTGACTTGAGAGAACCATTCATTGAGAATCTCTATAAACCCAGTGTTTCACAGTCTAGGTTGGAATCAGTAATGGAGCCACTCGATATG GTTCTTAATCAACTTTGTGATGTGATAATGGAGCCACTCCGGGATCGTGTTGTGACAGGACTGCTTCAAGCATCACTG GATGGCCTAGTCAGAGTTATATTAGATGGAGGACCATCACGTGTATTCTCCCTGGGTGATGCTAAGCTATTGGAAGAGGATCTAGAGATCTTGAAG GAATTCTTCATTTCGGGTGGGGACGGGCTTCCTCGTGGAGTAGTTGAAAATCAAGTTGCACGTGTTCGGCAGGTGATAAAGTTGCAAGGTTATGAG
- the LOC125850786 gene encoding protein unc-13 homolog isoform X2 — translation MKLTVEGIQEEFSMMLLILCLDCRHLLLIPLSSFKMYSSLAFTWMDGRYLYLRLYFFLAIGDDDLRETAYEILLAAAGASGGLIVPSKDKKKEKKSRLMRKLGRSKSENVMTQSQHLSGLVSLLETMRVQMEISEAMDVRTRLGLLNAMVGKVGKRMDTILIPLELLCCISRTEFSDKKSYFKWQKRQLNMLEEGLINHPAVGFGESGRKANELRVLLAKIEESESFPPPAAEMQRTECLKSLREIALPLAERPARGDLTGEVCHWADGYHLNVKLYEKLLLSVFDVLDEGKLTEEVEEILELLKSTWRILGITETIHYTCYAWVLFRQFVITGEQRILQYVIEQLKKIPLKEQRGPQERMHLKSLHSRVEMEKGFQELTFLQSFLLPISKWADKQLGDYHLNYAEGLVMMENTVAVAMLVRRLLLEEPETAMESATISDKEQIEFYVTSSIKNAFTRIIQDVEAISQATNEHPLALLAEHTKKLLQRDNTIYMPILSQRHQNAAAVSASILHKLYGIKLRPFLDNAEHLTEDTIAVFPAADSLEHDIMQVIVSSCADGTSDAYCRKLNLFKIETVSGTLVLRWVNSQLARILNWVDRAIQQERWVPVSPQQRHGNSIVEVYRIVEETVNQFFALEVPMRPGELGSLFRGIDNAFQVYAKTVLDKIANKEDIVPPVPILTRYSRESGIKAFVKKELKDTRIPDVLKSVEIDVAATSTLCVQLNSLHYAISQLNKLEDSIWARWTRKKHHDKLTKNPAEETAKGFQKKDSFDGSRKDINAAIDRMCEFTGTKIIFCDLREPFIENLYKPSVSQSRLESVMEPLDMVLNQLCDVIMEPLRDRVVTGLLQASLDGLVRVILDGGPSRVFSLGDAKLLEEDLEILKEFFISGGDGLPRGVVENQVARVRQVIKLQGYETREIIEDLRSASELEMQGGRGKLGADTKTLLRILCHRGESEASQFVKKQFKIPKSGA, via the exons ATGAAGTTGACAGTCGAAGGTATTCAAGAAGAGTTCTCAATGATGCTGCTGATCTTGTGCTTGGATTGCCGTCATTTGCTACTG ATTCCACTATCTTCTTTCAAAATGTATTCTTCTCTTGCTTTTACGTGGATGGATGGGAGATACTTATACTTGAGGCTGTATTTCTTCCTAGCTATTGGCGATGATGATCTCCGGGAAACAGCATATGAGATTCTTCTGGCTGCTGCTGGAGCTTCAGG GGGCCTCATTGTACCATCCAAGGAcaaaaagaaggagaagaaatcTAGATTGATGAGGAAGCTGGGCCGTAGTAAGAGTGAAAATGTAATGACCCAGTCACAACATTTATCTGGACTGGTCAGTTTGTTGGAGACAATGCGTGTCCAGATGGAG ATTTCTGAGGCCatggatgtcaggacaagacttGGTCTCCTTAATGCGATGGTTGGAAAAGTGGGTAAAAGGATGGATACAATCTTGATCCCACTGGAATTGTTATGTTGTATATCACGCACCGAGTTCTCCGACAAAAAGTCGTATTTTAAGTGGCAAAAGAGACAA TTAAACATGTTGGAGGAGGGGCTCATAAATCATCCTGCCGTAGGGTTTGGGGAATCTGGGCGAAAAGCAAATGAGCTAAGGGTTCTTTTAGCTAAGATAGAGGAATCTGAG TCTTTTCCTCCTCCTGCAGCAGAGATGCAAAGGACAGAATGTTTAAAATCTTTGAGAGAGATCGCTCTGCCATTGGCAGAAAGGCCAGCTCGAGGTGACTTAACTGGTGAAGTATGCCACTGGGCTGATGGTTATCACCTGAATGTCAAATTATACGAGAAACTACTTCTCAGtgtttttgatgttttagatGAGGGAAAGCTCACAGAG GAAGTTGAAGAAATTTTGGAGCTTCTTAAGTCCACATGGCGTATTTTGGGAATCACAGAAACCATCCACTACACTTGCTATGCTTGGGTATTATTTCGACAG TTTGTCATCACGGGAGAGCAAAGGATCTTGCAATATGTCATTGAACagttaaaaaaaataccatTAAAGGAACAAAGGGGACCGCAAGAGAGAATGCACTTGAAGAGTTTGCATTCTAGAGTTGAAATGGAGAAGGGATTCCAAGAGTTGACATTCTTGCAGTCTTTCTTGTTGCCAATTTCAAAATGGGCTGATAAGCAGTTGGGAGACTACCATCTCAATTATGCTGAG GGGTTGGTGATGATGGAAAACACTGTGGCAGTTGCTATGCTTGTTCGAAGGCTTCTTCTAGAAGAACCTGAAACG GCAATGGAGTCTGCAACAATATCAGATAAAGAGCAGATAGAGTTCTACGTGACATCTTCAATCAAAAATGCATTTACAAGG ATAATACAAGATGTTGAGGCAATATCTCAAGCAACAAATGAACATCCTTTAGCACTGCTTGCAGAACACACAAAGAAACTATTGCAAAGAGATAATACTATTTACATGCCTATCTTATCTCAACGGCATCAAAATGCTGCTGCTGTTTCTGCATCCATACTTCACAAGCTTTATGGTATCAAATTG AGACCATTCCTTGATAATGCGGAACATCTGACTGAGGATACAATAGCTGTCTTTCCTGCTGCTGATAGTCTTGAGCATGATATAATGCAAGTTATCGTATCTTCTTGTGCTGATGGAACATCAGATGCTTATTGTAGAAAGTTAAATTTGTTCAAG ATTGAGACTGTGTCTGGGACATTGGTACTACGATGGGTGAATTCACAACTTGCAAGGATTTTGAATTGGGTTGACCGGGCTATTCAGCAGGAG CGGTGGGTACCGGTTTCACCTCAACAAAGGCATGGAAATTCAATTGTTGAAGTCTACAGGATTGTGGAAGAG ACGGTCAATCAGTTCTTTGCTCTGGAAGTTCCAATGAGGCCAGGAGAACTGGGTAGCCTCTTTCGTGGCATTGATAATGCATTTCAAGTATATGCAAAGACCGTTTTAGATAAGATTG CTAATAAGGAAGATATTGTTCCACCTGTGCCTATTTTGACGAGATACTCAAGGGAAAGTGGAATTAAGGCATTTGTAAAGAAGGAGTTGAAGGATACAAGGATACCAGATGTCTTGAAGTCTGTTGAAATTGATGTAGCGGCAACATCAACGCTTTGTGTGCAGTTGAATAGCCTTCAT TATGCTATTAGCCAACTGAATAAATTGGAGGACAGCATTTGGGCGCGATGGACGAGGAAAAAGCATCATGATAAATTGACAA AGAACCCTGCAGAGGAAACCGCAAAAGGTTTCCAGAAGAAGGACTCATTTGATGGAAGCAGAAAGGATATCAATGCTGCAATTGACAGAATGTGTGAATTTACTG GAACAAAAATCATTTTCTGTGACTTGAGAGAACCATTCATTGAGAATCTCTATAAACCCAGTGTTTCACAGTCTAGGTTGGAATCAGTAATGGAGCCACTCGATATG GTTCTTAATCAACTTTGTGATGTGATAATGGAGCCACTCCGGGATCGTGTTGTGACAGGACTGCTTCAAGCATCACTG GATGGCCTAGTCAGAGTTATATTAGATGGAGGACCATCACGTGTATTCTCCCTGGGTGATGCTAAGCTATTGGAAGAGGATCTAGAGATCTTGAAG GAATTCTTCATTTCGGGTGGGGACGGGCTTCCTCGTGGAGTAGTTGAAAATCAAGTTGCACGTGTTCGGCAGGTGATAAAGTTGCAAGGTTATGAG